A single region of the Streptomyces virginiae genome encodes:
- a CDS encoding FecCD family ABC transporter permease, protein MAQTHAPRTDGARSLGQASQDTAAELKAATVARLGGAHRAGFRRARLVTFVLVLMLLALLVASILLGGVKRIPAGDILPAAFGMRTGLADYVIFRIRMPRALAALLAGALFGLSGALYQRLIRNPLATPDIVGISAGAGAGATTMLLFAPAVPFGTSLAGLGGAFALVATVLALSRRGGGVDTYRLVLVGIGLSAVCTAYVNYLFTVAGQHGIAQVMRWLVGSVNDATWEGVSTLAGALAVCGLCTALLDRALGSMALGDQLALGLGTRVGAARIATLLVGAAAAALATSVTGPIGFVSLISGPIAIRLVGADRSVALAVPIGAVIVLGADVLAQHGPLISPVPTGVLTALLGAPYFVWLILRRRQGATA, encoded by the coding sequence ATGGCACAGACACACGCGCCCCGGACGGACGGGGCCCGCAGCCTCGGGCAGGCCTCCCAGGACACCGCGGCGGAACTCAAGGCCGCCACCGTGGCCCGGCTGGGCGGCGCCCACCGGGCGGGATTCCGCCGGGCCCGCCTCGTCACCTTCGTGCTCGTCCTGATGCTGCTCGCCCTGCTCGTCGCCTCGATCCTGCTCGGCGGGGTCAAGCGGATCCCGGCGGGCGACATCCTGCCCGCCGCCTTCGGGATGCGCACCGGCCTGGCCGACTACGTGATCTTCCGCATCCGGATGCCGCGCGCACTGGCGGCGCTGCTCGCCGGAGCCCTCTTCGGCCTCTCCGGTGCCCTGTACCAGCGGCTCATCCGCAATCCCCTGGCGACCCCGGACATCGTCGGCATCTCGGCGGGCGCCGGGGCCGGCGCCACCACGATGCTGCTGTTCGCCCCGGCGGTCCCCTTCGGGACCTCCCTGGCCGGCCTCGGCGGCGCCTTCGCGCTCGTGGCGACCGTGCTCGCACTGAGCAGGCGCGGCGGGGGCGTGGACACGTACCGGCTGGTCCTCGTGGGCATCGGCCTGAGCGCCGTGTGCACCGCCTACGTGAACTACCTGTTCACGGTGGCCGGTCAACACGGGATCGCACAGGTGATGCGCTGGCTGGTCGGCAGCGTCAACGACGCCACCTGGGAAGGGGTGTCCACGCTGGCGGGCGCGCTCGCCGTGTGCGGGCTCTGCACCGCCCTGCTGGACCGTGCCCTGGGCAGCATGGCCCTCGGCGACCAGCTCGCGCTCGGGCTCGGCACCCGGGTGGGGGCCGCCCGGATCGCGACCCTGCTGGTGGGGGCCGCGGCCGCCGCTCTGGCCACCAGCGTCACCGGCCCGATCGGCTTCGTCTCGCTGATCAGCGGTCCCATCGCGATCCGGTTGGTCGGCGCCGACCGGTCCGTCGCCCTGGCCGTCCCGATCGGCGCCGTCATCGTCCTCGGCGCCGATGTCCTCGCCCAGCACGGCCCGTTGATCAGCCCCGTACCGACGGGTGTCCTCACGGCGCTGCTCGGCGCCCCCTACTTCGTCTGGCTGATCCTCCGGCGCAGGCAAGGAGCCACCGCATGA